The Streptomyces sp. HUAS CB01 genome has a segment encoding these proteins:
- a CDS encoding alpha-mannosidase — protein sequence MHDERHRIEQRVARVLEQRIRPVIHADSVPLTVAAWQVPDEPVPFEEAREAAYEPFAMGTAWGPPWGTTWFRAAGEVPAAWAGRRVEAWFDLGFTSGWPGNQAEALVHLPDGTPVKAVNPQNQYVPIASPAAGGEPVAFLIEAASNPDILKDRFRSPTPMGDKRTAGSTPLHTFARADLAVLDEDVWHLSLDMQVLQELMLELDVHEPRRHEIMYTLERALDVLDLDDVPGTAAAARDVLAESLARPAHASAHTLSAVGHAHIDSAWLWPIRETKRKAARTFSNVTSLAKEYPEFVFACSQAQQYAWVRDNHPQVWAGIKEAVANGQWAPVGGMWVEADGNLPGGEALARQLVHGKRFFLDELGVETHGVWLPDSFGYTAAYPQLARLAGMDWFLTQKLSWNQTNQLPHHSFWWEGIDGSRIFTHFPPVDTYNAVFSGREMAHAVRNYRDKGRGTRSLAPFGHGDGGGGPNREMLERARRLADLEGSAKVVVEHPDAFFAAARAEYAGHADAPVWSGELYLELHRATYTSQARTKQGNRRSEHALREAELWATAAALHVPGYAYPHAELDRLWKTVLLHQFHDILPGSSIAWVHREAEAEYARVARELEALTAQALEAVSGAGPVEAWVYNAGPRDRAEVVRVPSMLADVLDPALPRLADGSAAVAVEVPASGSARISPRAPVPAQPPVKVTNRALDNGLVRVEFADDGTFTSVRDLVAGREVLAPGGKGNLLRLHSDLPNYWDAWDIDKHYLRRWTDLLDGATIRIADDSPLLGALRVERTFGRGSRIVQTVTLRAGSRRVDIDTEMDWHEAEKILKAGFPVDVHAERSTAEIQFGHVHRPTHTNTSWEAARFEVYAHRWVHIGENGYGVAVVNDSTYGHDVSRTTREEDGGTTTTVRLSLVRAPRIPDPEADQGAHRFTYALLPGATVEDAIAEGYALNLPLRVGPGGADVPPVVATDGPAVVVEAVKLADDGSGDVVVRLYESLGGRAATVLRTGFPATGAVLTDLLERPLDGPPLAVEEGGVPLALRPFQIVTVRLRR from the coding sequence ATGCACGACGAACGGCACAGGATCGAGCAGCGCGTCGCGCGCGTGCTGGAGCAGCGCATCCGGCCGGTGATCCACGCGGACTCCGTGCCGCTGACCGTGGCGGCCTGGCAGGTGCCGGACGAGCCGGTGCCGTTCGAGGAGGCGCGGGAAGCCGCGTACGAGCCGTTCGCCATGGGCACCGCGTGGGGTCCGCCGTGGGGCACCACCTGGTTCCGGGCCGCCGGCGAGGTGCCCGCCGCCTGGGCGGGCCGCCGGGTGGAGGCCTGGTTCGACCTGGGGTTCACCAGCGGCTGGCCCGGCAACCAGGCCGAGGCGCTCGTCCACCTCCCGGACGGCACCCCCGTGAAGGCCGTCAACCCGCAGAACCAGTACGTGCCGATCGCCTCCCCGGCGGCGGGCGGCGAACCGGTGGCCTTCCTGATCGAGGCAGCCTCCAACCCCGACATCCTCAAGGACCGCTTCCGCTCCCCCACCCCGATGGGCGACAAGCGCACCGCGGGCAGCACGCCGCTCCACACCTTCGCGCGGGCCGATCTCGCCGTCCTCGACGAGGACGTCTGGCACCTGTCGCTCGACATGCAGGTACTGCAGGAGCTGATGCTGGAGCTCGACGTGCACGAGCCGCGCCGCCACGAGATCATGTACACCCTGGAGCGGGCGCTGGACGTGCTCGACCTCGACGACGTACCGGGGACGGCGGCCGCGGCCCGGGACGTCCTCGCCGAGTCCCTCGCACGGCCTGCCCACGCGAGCGCGCACACCCTGTCGGCGGTGGGGCACGCCCACATCGACAGCGCCTGGTTGTGGCCCATCCGGGAGACCAAGCGGAAGGCGGCCCGGACGTTCTCCAACGTCACCTCGCTCGCGAAGGAGTACCCCGAGTTCGTCTTCGCCTGCTCGCAGGCGCAGCAGTACGCATGGGTGCGGGACAACCACCCGCAGGTGTGGGCGGGCATCAAGGAGGCCGTGGCGAACGGCCAGTGGGCACCCGTCGGCGGAATGTGGGTGGAGGCCGACGGCAATCTGCCCGGCGGCGAGGCGCTGGCCCGGCAGCTCGTGCACGGCAAGCGCTTCTTCCTCGACGAGCTCGGCGTCGAGACGCACGGGGTGTGGCTGCCGGACTCGTTCGGCTACACGGCGGCCTATCCGCAGCTCGCCAGGCTCGCGGGGATGGACTGGTTCCTGACGCAGAAGCTGTCCTGGAACCAGACCAACCAGCTGCCCCACCACTCCTTCTGGTGGGAAGGCATCGACGGCTCGCGGATCTTCACCCACTTCCCGCCCGTCGACACCTACAACGCGGTCTTCTCGGGGCGGGAGATGGCCCACGCGGTGCGCAACTACCGGGACAAGGGGCGCGGCACGCGGTCGCTGGCGCCGTTCGGGCACGGCGACGGCGGCGGCGGACCCAACCGGGAGATGCTGGAGCGGGCCCGCCGGCTGGCCGACCTGGAGGGCTCGGCGAAGGTCGTCGTCGAGCACCCGGACGCCTTCTTCGCGGCGGCGCGGGCGGAGTACGCCGGCCACGCCGACGCCCCCGTGTGGTCGGGCGAGCTGTATCTGGAGCTGCACCGCGCCACGTACACCTCCCAGGCCCGCACCAAGCAGGGCAACCGGCGCAGTGAACACGCGCTGCGCGAGGCGGAGTTGTGGGCGACGGCGGCCGCCCTGCACGTGCCCGGTTACGCCTATCCGCACGCGGAGCTGGACCGGCTGTGGAAGACGGTGCTGCTGCACCAGTTCCACGACATCCTCCCGGGCTCGTCGATCGCCTGGGTCCACCGGGAGGCCGAGGCGGAGTACGCCAGGGTCGCCAGGGAGCTGGAGGCGCTGACCGCACAGGCCCTGGAGGCGGTGAGCGGCGCCGGTCCGGTCGAGGCGTGGGTGTACAACGCGGGGCCCCGCGACCGGGCCGAGGTGGTGCGGGTGCCGTCCATGCTGGCCGACGTCCTCGACCCGGCGCTGCCGAGGCTGGCGGACGGCTCCGCCGCGGTCGCCGTGGAGGTCCCGGCCTCCGGATCGGCCCGGATCTCACCGCGGGCCCCGGTCCCGGCGCAGCCGCCGGTGAAGGTGACCAACCGCGCCCTGGACAACGGGCTCGTACGGGTCGAGTTCGCCGACGACGGCACGTTCACCTCCGTACGCGACCTGGTCGCCGGACGCGAGGTGCTGGCCCCTGGCGGCAAGGGCAATCTGCTGCGGCTGCACAGCGACCTGCCGAACTACTGGGACGCCTGGGACATCGACAAGCACTACCTGCGCCGCTGGACCGATCTGCTGGACGGGGCGACGATCAGGATCGCCGACGACAGCCCGCTGCTGGGCGCGCTGCGCGTGGAACGCACCTTCGGCAGGGGCTCGCGGATCGTGCAGACCGTCACCCTGCGCGCCGGCAGCCGGCGCGTGGACATCGACACCGAGATGGACTGGCACGAGGCGGAGAAGATCCTCAAGGCCGGTTTCCCCGTCGATGTGCACGCGGAGCGCTCCACCGCCGAGATCCAGTTCGGCCACGTCCACCGGCCCACCCACACCAACACCAGCTGGGAGGCGGCCCGTTTCGAGGTCTACGCCCATCGCTGGGTGCACATCGGCGAGAACGGCTACGGCGTAGCGGTCGTCAACGACTCGACGTACGGGCACGACGTGAGCCGTACGACGCGCGAGGAGGACGGCGGCACGACCACGACCGTCCGGCTGAGCCTGGTCCGAGCGCCCCGCATCCCGGATCCCGAGGCCGACCAGGGCGCGCACCGCTTCACCTACGCGCTGCTGCCCGGAGCGACGGTCGAGGACGCCATCGCGGAGGGATACGCGCTGAATCTGCCGCTCCGGGTCGGCCCGGGCGGAGCCGACGTGCCGCCGGTGGTTGCGACGGACGGCCCCGCGGTCGTGGTCGAGGCCGTGAAGCTCGCCGACGACGGCTCGGGTGATGTCGTCGTCCGGCTCTACGAGTCGCTCGGGGGACGTGCGGCGACGGTGCTGCGCACGGGCTTCCCGGCGACGGGCGCGGTCCTCACGGACCTGCTGGAGCGGCCGCTGGACGGGCCGCCGCTCGCGGTGGAGGAAGGCGGAGTGCCGCTGGCGCTGCGGCCGTTCCAGATCGTGACGGTGCGGCTGAGGCGCTGA
- a CDS encoding RiPP maturation radical SAM C-methyltransferase, translating into MRVLLVNMPWSPIDLPSLALGILKRSIDERVPGATADVLHANLEFTDWITARREFTADDYEYYALSSYFMGCGDWVFSSALYDDPTWREDEFASVMKGKLRSSRMRMTRELHREVPRFVEEIARRVVEYGPDVVGFTSTFQQNTAALAAARHVKRLAPHIVTVMGGANCDAEQGAAVHRNFPFVDHVVRGEGETAFPELVRALAEGRTELGGIPGLCHRAADGTGVVNPMATAPLPPAHILPPDYSGYFECLAASVARNWVEPKLVVEGARGCWWGEKHHCTFCGLNGSFMQFRSKSPDVFYEEIMDLARRHRVLDMYVVDNILDMGYLNTVLPRIIDSGYDLRLHIEIKANMRRPQLRTLSDAGLIYVQPGIESLNNRVLDLMDKGVSGCQNVRMLRDGAETGLSVSWNYLHGFPGETAEDYEPVIAQIPALEHLDPPVDLSARIAIERFSPYFNRPELGFTGLRPEAHYRFTYDLPEEELYDLAYVFEAPARGIGEPTVGALNDALAGWRKHHTDARLTHTDLGDRIVLVSRRRAFPWRAMELADPFEVALFRLLDQPHAPAALARKAAARVPGDPRGQEEVERILDEWVALGVVFTDGGQYVHLAPAAVNEDLLRLDFMRHLHTTGVYAPTAAGGAAEDGTGRSDGGDRDRADDPLDADRPPVSV; encoded by the coding sequence GTGCGCGTACTGCTGGTCAACATGCCCTGGTCCCCCATCGACCTGCCCTCACTCGCCCTCGGCATCCTCAAGCGCAGCATCGACGAGCGTGTCCCCGGGGCCACGGCCGACGTCCTGCACGCCAACCTGGAGTTCACCGACTGGATCACCGCCCGCCGGGAGTTCACCGCCGACGACTACGAGTACTACGCGCTGTCCTCCTACTTCATGGGGTGCGGCGACTGGGTGTTCTCCTCGGCGCTGTACGACGACCCCACGTGGCGGGAGGACGAGTTCGCGTCGGTGATGAAGGGCAAGCTGCGGTCGTCGCGGATGCGGATGACGCGGGAGCTGCACCGGGAGGTGCCGCGGTTCGTCGAGGAGATCGCCCGGCGCGTCGTCGAGTACGGTCCGGACGTCGTCGGGTTCACCTCCACCTTCCAGCAGAACACCGCCGCGCTCGCCGCCGCCCGCCACGTCAAGCGGCTCGCACCGCACATCGTGACCGTCATGGGCGGGGCCAACTGCGACGCCGAGCAGGGGGCGGCGGTCCACCGGAACTTCCCGTTCGTGGACCACGTCGTGCGCGGTGAGGGCGAGACCGCGTTCCCGGAACTGGTGAGGGCCCTGGCCGAGGGGCGGACCGAGCTCGGCGGTATCCCGGGGCTGTGCCACCGGGCCGCCGACGGCACCGGCGTCGTCAACCCGATGGCCACCGCGCCGCTGCCGCCCGCCCACATCCTCCCGCCGGACTACTCCGGCTACTTCGAGTGCCTGGCCGCCTCGGTGGCCCGCAACTGGGTGGAGCCGAAACTCGTCGTCGAAGGCGCACGCGGCTGCTGGTGGGGCGAGAAGCACCACTGCACGTTCTGCGGTCTCAACGGGTCCTTCATGCAGTTCCGCAGCAAGAGCCCGGACGTCTTCTACGAGGAGATCATGGACCTGGCCCGCCGCCACCGGGTCCTGGACATGTACGTCGTCGACAACATCCTCGACATGGGCTATCTGAACACCGTGCTGCCACGGATCATCGACAGCGGCTACGACCTGCGTCTCCACATCGAGATCAAGGCCAACATGCGGCGGCCCCAGCTGCGCACCCTGTCCGACGCGGGACTCATCTACGTCCAGCCCGGCATCGAGAGCCTCAACAACCGGGTGCTCGACCTGATGGACAAGGGTGTCAGCGGATGCCAGAACGTGCGCATGCTGCGCGACGGGGCCGAGACGGGCCTGTCGGTGTCCTGGAACTATCTGCACGGCTTCCCGGGGGAGACCGCGGAGGACTACGAGCCGGTCATCGCGCAGATCCCCGCCCTGGAGCATCTCGACCCGCCCGTCGACCTGTCCGCCCGGATCGCGATCGAGCGGTTCAGCCCGTACTTCAACCGGCCCGAACTCGGCTTCACGGGGCTGCGGCCGGAGGCGCACTACCGCTTCACCTACGACCTCCCCGAAGAAGAGCTGTACGACCTCGCCTACGTCTTCGAGGCCCCGGCGCGCGGCATCGGGGAGCCGACCGTGGGCGCCCTCAACGACGCGCTGGCCGGCTGGCGGAAGCACCACACCGACGCCCGGCTGACACACACCGATCTGGGTGACCGGATCGTGCTCGTCAGCCGGCGCCGCGCGTTCCCGTGGCGCGCGATGGAACTGGCCGATCCGTTCGAAGTGGCCCTGTTCCGGCTGCTGGACCAGCCGCACGCCCCTGCCGCCCTCGCCCGCAAGGCGGCCGCCCGCGTCCCCGGCGACCCGCGCGGCCAGGAGGAGGTGGAGCGGATCCTGGACGAGTGGGTCGCCCTGGGCGTCGTCTTCACCGACGGCGGCCAGTACGTGCACCTCGCCCCGGCCGCGGTGAACGAGGACCTGCTGCGGCTGGACTTCATGCGGCATCTGCACACCACCGGGGTCTACGCGCCGACGGCCGCCGGCGGTGCCGCGGAGGACGGCACGGGACGGTCCGACGGCGGTGACCGCGATCGTGCGGACGACCCCCTCGATGCCGACCGGCCCCCCGTGTCCGTCTGA
- a CDS encoding S9 family peptidase produces MTRPFAAEDRRRPDRDPAPAAPDGAGGRPGPRFRTYRAELPDVCPADPTRMTFTADAEGRCQVFTWDATTGRARQVTVRPGGTLHCAIDHDARVWWFDEDADGRGQWRFRPFDGGEDRPGLEGVPDGAPRGLALTPAGTVAVATATDRGTTVHIGPRGGRARTVGRIEGHAVLVGISPDGRCLAVGGPAGSERAVTVLSPDGTVRAVLRGGPDGGHLWALGFRPPRGADSDHPDHPDATDSTDSTDSTDSTDDSGTRVGPGDGDSELLLVRQHRDRYVLAVWRPVSGLSTWEWCAFDTEITASWYPDRDAVLIRQERHGRSLLHRADPVRRSVALVPTPPGTLLAAAARPGGDVHYLWTSAAHPPRMVSTAGTLLPPLGTVEGTVPGDHREVWTPGPDGPVHSLLALPDDPVPAPAVFLVHGGPADHDRDAYDGVVHSLVASGFAVVRVNYRGSTGYGPRWRHAYPDGVGLTQVRDLASVRADLVRRGLVRADATALWGSSWGGYLALLAAGVDPAPWRAVVAVKPVADCAAAHRAGTPALRALDERLFGGTPDTVPEAYARSSPVRHVSRVRAPLLVVAAERDDKCPPAQVRDYLRALAGAGVRHEAMWLDTGHDGYDGRDHVAVLRRAIGFLDRELRRSGRPGSRAPDRPAGHT; encoded by the coding sequence GTGACCCGCCCCTTCGCAGCCGAGGACCGGCGCCGCCCCGACCGGGACCCCGCGCCCGCGGCCCCCGACGGAGCCGGCGGACGCCCCGGCCCCCGATTCCGGACCTATCGCGCCGAACTCCCGGACGTCTGCCCCGCCGACCCCACGCGGATGACGTTCACCGCCGACGCCGAAGGACGCTGCCAGGTGTTCACCTGGGACGCGACGACGGGTCGGGCGCGGCAGGTGACGGTCCGTCCGGGCGGCACGCTGCACTGCGCCATCGACCACGACGCGCGGGTGTGGTGGTTCGACGAGGACGCCGACGGCCGCGGCCAGTGGCGGTTCCGTCCCTTCGACGGCGGCGAGGACCGGCCGGGGCTGGAGGGCGTTCCCGACGGCGCGCCGCGCGGACTCGCCCTCACCCCGGCCGGCACGGTCGCCGTCGCCACGGCCACGGACCGCGGCACCACCGTCCACATCGGCCCGCGCGGCGGCCGGGCACGTACCGTGGGCCGGATCGAGGGCCATGCCGTGCTGGTGGGGATCTCGCCGGACGGGCGGTGCCTCGCCGTCGGCGGACCGGCAGGCTCCGAGCGCGCGGTGACCGTGCTGTCCCCGGACGGCACGGTTCGGGCGGTGCTCCGCGGCGGCCCGGACGGCGGGCACCTGTGGGCGCTCGGCTTCCGGCCGCCGCGGGGCGCCGACTCCGACCACCCCGACCACCCCGACGCCACCGACAGCACCGACAGCACCGACAGCACCGACAGCACCGACGACAGCGGTACCCGCGTCGGACCCGGGGACGGCGACTCCGAGTTGCTGCTCGTGAGGCAGCACCGGGACCGCTACGTCCTCGCCGTCTGGCGCCCCGTCTCGGGACTGAGCACCTGGGAGTGGTGCGCCTTCGACACGGAGATCACCGCCTCCTGGTACCCGGACCGCGACGCCGTGCTGATCCGGCAGGAACGCCACGGCCGCAGCCTGCTCCACCGCGCCGATCCGGTCCGGCGCTCGGTCGCCCTCGTGCCGACTCCGCCCGGAACCCTGCTGGCCGCCGCCGCTCGGCCCGGCGGGGACGTGCACTACCTCTGGACGTCGGCCGCCCACCCGCCGCGCATGGTGTCGACCGCGGGCACCCTTCTGCCGCCGCTCGGCACCGTCGAGGGGACCGTGCCGGGCGACCACCGCGAGGTGTGGACCCCGGGTCCGGACGGTCCGGTGCACAGCCTGCTCGCTCTGCCGGACGATCCGGTCCCTGCCCCGGCGGTGTTCCTGGTGCACGGCGGTCCGGCGGACCACGACCGGGACGCCTACGACGGTGTCGTGCACTCCCTGGTGGCCTCGGGGTTCGCGGTCGTGCGCGTCAACTACCGCGGGTCGACCGGCTACGGGCCGCGCTGGCGCCACGCCTACCCGGACGGCGTGGGCCTGACCCAGGTGCGGGACCTCGCCTCCGTACGGGCCGACCTGGTACGCCGCGGCCTGGTACGGGCCGACGCCACCGCCCTGTGGGGCAGTTCGTGGGGCGGCTATCTGGCGCTGCTCGCGGCCGGTGTCGACCCGGCCCCGTGGCGGGCCGTCGTCGCGGTGAAGCCGGTGGCCGACTGCGCTGCCGCCCACCGCGCCGGCACGCCCGCGCTCCGCGCCCTCGACGAGCGGCTGTTCGGGGGCACGCCCGACACGGTGCCCGAGGCGTACGCCCGCAGCTCCCCCGTGCGCCATGTGTCCCGCGTACGGGCCCCGCTGCTGGTCGTCGCCGCCGAGCGCGACGACAAGTGCCCGCCCGCGCAGGTGCGCGACTATCTGCGGGCCCTCGCCGGCGCCGGTGTGCGGCACGAGGCCATGTGGCTCGACACGGGCCACGACGGCTACGACGGCCGCGACCACGTCGCCGTACTGCGCCGCGCCATCGGTTTCCTGGACCGCGAGCTGCGCCGCTCCGGCCGGCCGGGCTCCCGCGCCCCGGACCGGCCGGCCGGGCACACCTAG
- a CDS encoding mycothiol transferase, with product MNSAALLEDAFGRIRETVHEAVEGCAPDLLHARVAPGANTIAWLVWHLTRVQDDHVADAAGREQVWLSQDWAGRFGLPFPPDATGYGHTRAQVAKVRVESPDLLLGYHDAVHEETVAFVRGLTNAALGRIVDESWSPPVTLGVRLVSVISDDLQHAGQAAFVRGSLEQG from the coding sequence ATGAACAGCGCGGCACTGCTGGAAGACGCCTTCGGACGGATCAGGGAGACGGTGCACGAGGCGGTGGAGGGGTGCGCACCGGACCTCCTCCACGCCCGCGTCGCCCCCGGTGCGAACACCATCGCGTGGCTGGTGTGGCACCTCACCCGGGTCCAGGACGACCATGTGGCGGACGCTGCGGGACGGGAGCAGGTGTGGCTCTCCCAGGACTGGGCGGGCCGCTTCGGACTGCCGTTCCCCCCGGACGCGACCGGCTACGGCCACACGCGGGCCCAGGTGGCGAAGGTGCGGGTGGAGTCCCCCGACCTGCTGCTGGGCTACCACGACGCCGTGCACGAGGAGACGGTGGCGTTCGTGAGAGGCCTGACGAACGCCGCCCTCGGCCGGATCGTCGACGAGTCGTGGTCCCCGCCGGTGACCCTGGGCGTCCGGCTGGTGAGCGTCATCTCCGACGACCTCCAGCACGCGGGGCAGGCGGCGTTCGTACGGGGGTCGCTGGAGCAGGGGTGA
- a CDS encoding D-cysteine desulfhydrase family protein, whose protein sequence is MTSASDAPRPVPLGTWPTPLEPLPGLARAIGLGADDLWIKRDDLTGLGGGGNKIRKLEWLCGQAVAAGATHLVTTGAPQSNHARLTAAAGARLGLEVVLVLAGTRDASAGGNLALDGLFGAGVVWAGDVRGEALAAAARVVTERLRADGAVPELIPFGGSSVLGARGYAACGRELLAQAPDLSTVVVALGSGATMAGLVDALGPDRVLGVHCGAVPDPSGTVSAFASGLAGDDVAAKALRVRLDQVGAGYGALTDPVLAALKLTARTEGVVLDPVYTGRAMAGLIAAVQDGDIVPGDRTVFLHTGGLPGLFGHPAALAAAEAGLSAGSAAP, encoded by the coding sequence ATGACCTCCGCAAGTGACGCCCCGCGGCCCGTGCCGCTCGGTACCTGGCCGACCCCGCTCGAACCCCTGCCCGGGCTCGCCCGTGCGATCGGCCTGGGCGCGGACGATCTGTGGATCAAACGCGACGACCTCACGGGCCTGGGCGGCGGCGGGAACAAGATCCGCAAGCTCGAGTGGCTCTGCGGGCAGGCCGTGGCCGCGGGCGCCACGCACCTGGTGACCACGGGCGCACCGCAGAGCAACCACGCCCGGCTGACCGCGGCCGCCGGCGCCCGCCTGGGGCTGGAGGTCGTCCTGGTGCTCGCGGGCACCCGGGACGCGTCGGCCGGCGGAAACCTCGCGCTGGACGGGTTGTTCGGAGCCGGCGTCGTATGGGCCGGTGACGTCCGCGGAGAAGCGCTCGCCGCCGCGGCCCGGGTGGTGACCGAGCGGCTGCGGGCCGACGGCGCCGTCCCCGAGCTGATCCCGTTCGGCGGCTCCAGCGTCCTCGGTGCACGCGGCTACGCGGCGTGCGGACGCGAACTCCTCGCCCAGGCGCCCGACCTGAGCACCGTGGTGGTGGCTCTCGGTTCCGGAGCCACCATGGCGGGACTCGTGGACGCGCTCGGCCCGGACCGCGTCCTCGGGGTCCACTGCGGCGCGGTCCCCGACCCCTCCGGGACGGTGTCCGCGTTCGCCTCCGGCCTGGCGGGCGACGACGTGGCCGCGAAGGCCCTGCGCGTGCGGCTCGACCAGGTCGGCGCGGGCTACGGCGCGCTGACCGACCCGGTGCTGGCCGCCCTGAAGCTCACGGCCCGCACCGAGGGCGTCGTCCTCGACCCGGTCTACACCGGCCGGGCCATGGCCGGTCTGATCGCGGCCGTGCAGGACGGCGACATCGTCCCCGGCGACCGTACGGTCTTCCTCCACACCGGCGGCCTGCCGGGCCTCTTCGGCCACCCGGCGGCACTGGCGGCGGCCGAGGCGGGACTGTCGGCGGGGTCCGCTGCGCCGTAG
- a CDS encoding MFS transporter: protein MARPSSSGDADGVGLRGARDGHVRPVPDARTAGPDAPAAEAGRHGAPRDVRLLWWSNTADALGTQMSGVAFPLLLLGLGHPPTTVGLLAGAGMLVTLVCGPVVAVAADRGLRKPVMAGSAVVAAAAMGAVALSVADGRPPFALLLGALLVERTATACFEAAARGTVALVAAPREVPRVVAGLEAGDRAALVAGPLLGGVLYQLARPLPFAADAVSYVVTALCVRSMRSDLRAGSPATAAAPDGAPGVVPAPSGDPAAVHAASPTDPCPLEPSPSRLFPSPPSPSDPSPPRRPGDPAAVPTPSPPDPAGSPGKRPTPLGALGSYARETLAGLALVRSAPRLRLVLVWTTTVNAALAALYFSALFALQDDGGPVAMGLVLAVSGGAGLAGALAAPAVVRRAGAAHTLVAVTWLTVPPAAGLALTDSPWGLGLCFGAFCLLLAPATVVVQSAAIAETPHRLQARTGALLATAVVGAGAGAPVVAGALTTHAGPAATPAVCALALMFLALFTGLRAGRLRPGGRP, encoded by the coding sequence ATGGCACGTCCTTCGTCTTCCGGCGACGCCGACGGCGTGGGCTTACGCGGCGCGCGGGACGGGCACGTCCGCCCGGTCCCCGACGCCCGGACCGCCGGCCCGGACGCACCCGCCGCCGAAGCGGGCCGGCACGGCGCCCCGCGCGACGTCCGCCTGTTGTGGTGGTCCAACACCGCAGACGCCCTCGGCACCCAGATGTCGGGCGTCGCCTTCCCCCTGCTGCTCCTCGGACTCGGTCACCCCCCGACGACGGTCGGGCTCCTCGCGGGCGCGGGCATGCTCGTCACCCTGGTGTGCGGCCCCGTCGTGGCCGTGGCGGCGGACCGGGGACTGCGCAAACCCGTGATGGCCGGCTCGGCCGTCGTGGCCGCGGCGGCCATGGGAGCGGTGGCCCTCTCCGTGGCGGACGGGCGGCCGCCGTTCGCCCTGCTGCTCGGCGCGCTGCTGGTGGAGCGCACGGCCACCGCGTGCTTCGAGGCCGCCGCCCGCGGGACCGTCGCGCTCGTCGCCGCGCCCCGGGAGGTGCCGCGCGTCGTGGCCGGACTGGAGGCCGGCGACCGCGCCGCGCTCGTGGCCGGCCCCCTTCTCGGCGGGGTGCTGTACCAGCTCGCCCGGCCCCTGCCCTTCGCCGCCGACGCGGTGTCGTACGTGGTGACGGCCCTGTGCGTCCGGTCCATGCGCTCCGATCTGCGGGCGGGCTCCCCCGCGACCGCGGCCGCGCCGGACGGCGCACCGGGGGTCGTGCCCGCACCGTCGGGGGATCCGGCGGCCGTTCACGCCGCGTCCCCGACGGACCCGTGCCCGTTGGAGCCCTCGCCGTCGCGCCTGTTCCCGTCGCCCCCGTCCCCGTCGGACCCCTCTCCGCCCCGGCGGCCCGGCGACCCGGCCGCCGTTCCCACCCCGTCCCCGCCGGACCCGGCCGGGTCCCCGGGGAAGCGCCCGACCCCGCTGGGGGCGCTGGGTTCGTACGCCCGCGAGACCCTTGCCGGTCTGGCCCTGGTGCGTTCGGCACCCCGCCTCCGTCTTGTCCTCGTCTGGACCACGACGGTCAACGCGGCGCTGGCGGCCCTGTACTTCTCCGCGCTCTTCGCGCTCCAGGACGACGGCGGGCCGGTCGCGATGGGGCTGGTGCTGGCCGTGTCCGGCGGCGCCGGGCTGGCCGGTGCCCTCGCCGCGCCCGCCGTCGTACGCCGCGCGGGTGCCGCGCACACGCTGGTGGCCGTGACCTGGCTGACGGTGCCGCCCGCCGCGGGCCTCGCCCTGACGGACTCTCCGTGGGGCCTCGGGCTGTGCTTCGGGGCGTTCTGCCTGCTGCTCGCCCCGGCCACCGTGGTCGTCCAGTCCGCCGCGATCGCCGAGACCCCGCACCGTCTCCAGGCGAGGACCGGCGCGTTGCTGGCCACGGCCGTGGTGGGGGCGGGCGCCGGTGCACCGGTGGTCGCCGGGGCGCTCACCACGCACGCCGGCCCCGCGGCGACCCCGGCGGTCTGTGCCCTGGCGCTGATGTTCCTCGCCCTGTTCACCGGTCTGCGGGCCGGACGTCTGCGCCCCGGAGGCCGACCGTGA
- a CDS encoding DUF5825 family protein gives MTSAVHPPSTPADDVPLTVTAWRDYDPDACALPGMALGSHRISGPVGEETDRLWGLGARRVVVPRTVDLSPAANSAPAAARRTVRSLCLVRDLTARAVLVEWRLRIGPGDDETWKLLSHLQPPQRLEGSDRAEEQLLAWRSSHYLCKCLWRQGPGFLQIRDRRWGDLRRFTCDEPHYHDAIARLDHGAPATDVPPDALADFTEEHLVLRVGDLAWWLPYRVKRWIQEAMAI, from the coding sequence ATGACCAGCGCAGTCCACCCCCCGAGCACCCCCGCGGACGACGTGCCGCTGACGGTCACCGCCTGGCGCGACTACGATCCGGACGCCTGTGCCCTGCCGGGCATGGCACTGGGCAGCCACCGGATCTCCGGCCCGGTGGGCGAGGAGACCGACCGGCTGTGGGGACTCGGGGCCCGGCGGGTGGTGGTGCCGCGCACCGTCGACCTGTCCCCTGCCGCCAACTCCGCGCCCGCCGCCGCGCGTCGCACGGTGCGGTCGCTGTGCCTGGTGCGGGACCTCACCGCCCGTGCCGTGCTCGTCGAATGGCGGCTGCGCATCGGGCCCGGCGACGACGAGACGTGGAAACTGCTGAGCCATCTCCAGCCGCCGCAGCGGCTGGAGGGTTCGGACCGGGCGGAGGAACAGCTGCTCGCCTGGCGGAGCAGCCACTACCTGTGCAAGTGCCTCTGGCGGCAGGGCCCCGGGTTCCTCCAGATCCGCGACCGCCGCTGGGGCGACCTGCGCCGCTTCACCTGCGACGAGCCGCACTACCACGACGCCATCGCCCGGCTGGACCACGGCGCCCCGGCGACGGACGTACCGCCGGACGCCCTGGCCGACTTCACCGAGGAGCATCTCGTCCTGCGCGTCGGCGACCTGGCCTGGTGGCTGCCGTACCGGGTGAAGCGATGGATCCAGGAGGCGATGGCGATCTGA